The nucleotide window ATTGAACACTAAATATAATAATAAATAATAAGCCACTAAAAAAAGGCGGTAAAGAAATTCCCATAAAGGAAAAAGTGGTGACTAATTGATCGATGCCAGAATAACGTTTAATCGCAGAAATAATTCCTAATGGAAAAGCAATCAATAAACTGAGTATATAACTTGTTCCTACTATCCATAAAGTTGTCGGTAGCCGTTGTAATATCAAGCCAAAAACGGGGCTTTTACTGGTAAATGAATAGCCCATGTCTCCCTGAATAAATGCCCATGCCCATTTAACATAACGAATATAAATCGGCTGATCTAAGCCTAATGCTTTACGGATATTTTCTTTAACTTCTTCAGTAATAGATGGGTTGGAAGCAAATTCTGCCATCGGATCGCCAGGAGCAAGGGCTAAAATGGCAAAAATGACAACACTGATAGCAATTAAGGTCGGAATTGATATTAATAAACGTTTGGATAAATAATTAAGCATTAACTCAGAAATTTTCCCGTAAAATTTAATTATTTTTCGGCGTGAATATAATCAACAAAATAAAATTTAGGTTCTAGCCAAAATTTCAGCCAACTGTAAAGTCCTAATCCTAAAAGGGCAACTATAATTAAAGGAAATCCTAAAGAAAGTCGCCATTGATCGGGAAGAACGGCTACAGTAGCAACAGTAACAGCAAAGAAAGCTAGGAGAAAAATCTGCATTTTTTGGACGGTTTTTAGGGCATTTCGGCAACTCCGACAATGTTGGGTATGCTGACGATATCGATCTAAAACTTCTTCTCGGCGATCGTTAATTTTGGGAGGGTCTGGCGTTATTCCTACTGTATTCCAGGGTAACTGACCCTGACAATATTTATCAAACCAGTTGCGAAATTCAGTCACTAAGCGATCGGCGCTAGTCGGCATTTTATAGGCGGTTTTCCAACTTTCTTGTTGTTCTCTTTGTCTTAAAAAATATTCCTGTTGCTGTAATAAAATCATATCACCATCTAGAACTGCATTCCGTTCCATAATATGATTCCACCAACGGGGGGTTAAATGATGAAATGTTTTCGCAAAATTGCGGGGAAATTGGGCAACAATTCTCGATTTGCCGGGCATAACGGGGATACAATAAGTGACTAATCCGACCTGTTTTCCTTGATCTCCCACGCTTATGTTATATTCCAAATGACAAGGGGGTTCAAACGTGATAGTAGTCCCTTTCCTTATTTCAACAGTGGCTTGTATCCGATGGGGCAAAGATTCTATAATTTTAATCGGTACGGGTCGAGCTTTTTCACGATCGCCTTGAATACCGTGATGAGAAAAAGGAACATGACTCGGATCGGCGACATTTTCGACTAAGGTTTGCCAATCATAGTCTAAGTCTCGTACCATTGAAGACCAAACAAACCCTTTTTTGGCATCCAGTAAAGGAGATAGGGGTAAGGGAGTAGAGGCGGCGAGTTCTGCTGAATTTTCATCTGGCCAAACCCAGAGTAAGTCATTTTCTTGACGGGTAGGAAAAACCCTCACACACCATTGTTGTACTTTTTCTTGGACAATTTCCGGCTTTTCTGCTTGGGGAATGCGTTGACAAGTTCCTTGGGTGTCAAATTCCCATCCGTGATAACTACACATCAGATAACCCGTTTTTGGATCAATTCGACCTTCACTTAAAGGGGCCAAACGATGGGGACATTGATCGATAAAAACTTGGTAGGTATCCGATGAGGGAGGTTTCCAGATCACCAGTCGTAACCCTAATAGAGTTACCGGCGTAGGACGTTTGGGATCGAGATCTTCTACGGGAGAAAGAGGATACCACTGTTGAAAAAAGTTAAATTCAGGGGTCATAAGTCATTAAATTTTTATTATTGAAAATAGGGAGATTTAAAGAGGGAATCGGGGGATAGTTATAATTTTCTTATTGTGATTATGACACAGTTATTCCGAAATGTTACTAAGGGTCTGAGGGATAATCTTCGGGGTGTTCGTCCTTCCAACGTCTCACACAGGGAGCAAGGGTAATTAAATCTTCTATATTTCTTTTCATGGTTTGGCAAATTTGATCGAGGGGTAAATCATTGGGGTCATCTCCAAAGGGATTTTCGATTTCTATTCCTATTTCTTCAATTCCAAAAACGGTAAAACTGATTAAACAAACCAACAAAGGTGTTAACCACCGAAATTGATCG belongs to Gloeothece citriformis PCC 7424 and includes:
- a CDS encoding Rieske 2Fe-2S domain-containing protein, giving the protein MTPEFNFFQQWYPLSPVEDLDPKRPTPVTLLGLRLVIWKPPSSDTYQVFIDQCPHRLAPLSEGRIDPKTGYLMCSYHGWEFDTQGTCQRIPQAEKPEIVQEKVQQWCVRVFPTRQENDLLWVWPDENSAELAASTPLPLSPLLDAKKGFVWSSMVRDLDYDWQTLVENVADPSHVPFSHHGIQGDREKARPVPIKIIESLPHRIQATVEIRKGTTITFEPPCHLEYNISVGDQGKQVGLVTYCIPVMPGKSRIVAQFPRNFAKTFHHLTPRWWNHIMERNAVLDGDMILLQQQEYFLRQREQQESWKTAYKMPTSADRLVTEFRNWFDKYCQGQLPWNTVGITPDPPKINDRREEVLDRYRQHTQHCRSCRNALKTVQKMQIFLLAFFAVTVATVAVLPDQWRLSLGFPLIIVALLGLGLYSWLKFWLEPKFYFVDYIHAEK